A single Musa acuminata AAA Group cultivar baxijiao chromosome BXJ2-1, Cavendish_Baxijiao_AAA, whole genome shotgun sequence DNA region contains:
- the LOC103992930 gene encoding uncharacterized protein LOC103992930 isoform X6, translated as MAEEEEGDGRTTGSKPICTICYEDLKPLVEHLQAAPICGHVFHELCLQQWFEYCPAGKKPICPVCNQSCPLRRPTRLYFQSAGDSAAATQTTITSFVSQRPSSEALAAEVGRLELKLASLTAKFEIQETHLKELNDEVSSWKESATREEAKRLAVKKEKERIEQFLHAKTEELNRKSLECLRLEERNLGLGKELAALKLATDLNLGEEEMVKLASLGHGCNHDNAIDVMKRSLALRNKSYKELMAQCNNLGRAETRSRQNLDKAIEKIRKMKMRIQELEKALEDKENGFLRDLKASKKRKAKGISGGLQAHNDLASPADKDKNFAMDLNDDASFFDVDALKHRPSLHEDLYRQSDTGNQSELYKSADIQKRSSCEQDASSCPNREAYSICKPSDASGKSWIPDISKHRTENTDEHGGRSQIDSTWVKEVLSIDNITKKKPSAENITETQACNAAAIHGDGCFPGVLGTSIVNKNVGRWCKQVLKKPSSSLGMEASKSSGDLIAVGADGRGGRIKILRSGGHSLSMQPQSPSSKKSKYEANRTSQLQIERFFRKPKTHEG; from the exons atggcggaggaggaggagggggatggCAGGACGACGGGCTCGAAGCCCATCTGCACCATCTGCTACGAGGACCTCAAGCCCCTCGTCGAACACCTCCAGGCCGCCCCCATCTGCGGCCACGTCTTCCACGAGCTCTG CCTGCAGCAGTGGTTCGAGTATTGCCCCGCCGGCAAAAAGCCGATCTGCCCCGTCTGCAATCAGTCCTGCCCCCTGCGCCGGCCCACCCGCCTCTACTTCCAGTCAGCCGGCGACTCCGCCGCCGCTACCCAGACGACCATCACCTCCTTCGTCTCCCAGCGGCCTTCCTCCGAGGCCTTGGCTGCGGAGGTCGGGAGGTTGGAGCTCAAGCTCGCCTCCCTCACTGCCAAATTCGAGATCCAGGAGACCCATCTCAAGGAATTGAACGACGAG GTGTCTTCTTGGAAGGAATCAGCCACACGGGAAGAGGCCAAAAGGCTAGCTGTCAAGAAAGAGAAAGAGCGCATCGAGCAGTTTCTTCATGCGAAAACGGAG GAACTGAATAGAAAATCGTTGGAGTGCCTAAGGCTAGAGGAGAGGAACTTGGGATTGGGTAAAGAACTCGCGGCGCTCAAGCT TGCGACAGACCTCAATCTGGGGGAAGAAGAAATGGTGAAGCTTGCATCACTAGGTCATGGGTGTAACCATGATAATGCAATTGACGTTATGAAGAGGTCGCTTGCCCTGCGCAACAA GAGCTACAAGGAACTGATGGCTCAGTGCAACAATTTAGGAAGAGCAGAGACTCGCTCACGTCAGAATCTCGACAAGGCCATTGAGAAAATAAGGAAAATGAAG ATGAGGATACAAGAACTGGAGAAGGCGCTTGAAGATAAAGAAAATGGCTTTCTCAGGGACCTGAAAGCTTCTAAGAAACGTAAAGCTAAAGG CATCTCTGGAGGTTTACAAGCCCATAATGATTTGGCTTCACCTGCTGACAAGGATAAAAATTTTGCAATggatctaaatgatgatgctagcTTCTTTGATGTAGATGCTCTTAAACACCGTCCAAGCTTGCATGAGGATCTATATCGACAATCTGATACCGGAAATCAATCTGAATTGTATAAAAGTGCAGATATCCAGAAAAGATCTTCATGTGAGCAAGATGCTTCCTCTTGTCCCAACAGAGAAGCGTATTCAATCTGTAAACCAAGTGATGCTTCTGGCAAGTCATGGATTCCAGACATTTCTAAGCACAGAACAGAGAACACTGATGAACATGGAGGGAGAAGTCAAATAGACTCAACCTGGGTGAAAGAAGTATTATCTATTGATAACATCACGAAGAAAAAACCATCAGCAGAAAATATAACCGAAACTCAAGCGTGCAATGCAGCTGCAATTCATG GTGACGGATGTTTTCCGGGAGTCCTTGGAACAAGTATTGTCAACAAGAATGTGGGGAGATGGTGCAAGCAGGTTCTCAAAAAGCCATCCTCATCTCTTGGTATGGAAGCTTCAAAGAGTAGTGGCGACTTGATTGCTGTTGGAGCGgatggaagaggagggaggattaAGATACTTAGAAGTGGTGGCCATTCCTTG TCTATGCAGCCACAATCTCCGTCCTCCAAGAAATCCAAGTACGAAGCTAACCGAACCAGTCAGCTACAAATCGAGCGTTTCTTCAGAAAGCCCAAAACGCACGAAGGTTGA